A single region of the Mercenaria mercenaria strain notata chromosome 6, MADL_Memer_1, whole genome shotgun sequence genome encodes:
- the LOC123549701 gene encoding uncharacterized protein LOC123549701: MHGYIVVLLCYFTFTNSLDSGCETINGILFFDKSIRSKEEQLQQALRIWKHVKNGLPENSEIDLNNIGKEVEHISSVLHHNNDGWLDKLNEHSLDAIDTYGTIPSHVIERKINSYFSASKYKLVAEIVVLFVSSSTSLDNIPLSLLKKKTIVVVFGDSASQQWKTVSSRDDHLFLVNRTENLGTISERLINAACIDSSYYCDTDQYSTKKGAKCKDCIGNACSKNPTEEISNTCKSRCPFFRRTVPEKAVITHDFIKENERTARVPDHKPIALKVTAIVKYRSDNRSGSFYRLCSIQKATTNTNAFEH; encoded by the exons GATGTGAGACGATCAATGGAATATTGTTTTTTGACAAAAGTATTAGATCCAAAGAAGAGCAACTGCAACAAGCTCTTCGTATTTGGAAACATGTCAAAAATGGTCTTcctgaaaatagtgaaattgACTTAAATAATATTGGCAAGGAAGTAGAACATATTTCCTCTGTTCTTCACCACAATAATGATGGTTGGCTTGACAAATTGAACGAACACTCACTCGATGCTATAGATACCTATGGCACTATCCCATCGCATGTTATAGAACGTAAAATAAATTCGTACTTTTCGGCCAGTAAATACAAGTTGGTAGCAGAGATAGTGGTGTTATTCGTGTCATCATCAACCAGTTTAGATAATATACCACTGTCTTTGCTGAAAAAGAAGACGATTGTAGTTGTATTTGGAGATTCAGCCTCTCAGCAGTGGAAGACTGTCTCCAGTAGAGATGATCATCTGTTTCTAGTAAACAGGACGGAGAATCTCGGTACCATCAGCGAGCGTTTGATCAATGCAGCTTGTATAG ACTCATCATACTATTGTGATACGGACCAGTATAGCACAAAGAAAGGTGCCAAGTGCAAGGATTGTATTGGTAATGCTTGTTCTAAGAATCCAACAGAAGAGATTTCAAATACTTGCAAATCTAGGTGCCCGT TTTTTCGAAGGACGGTTCCCGAGAAGGCGGTCATTACACATGACTTCATTAAAGAAAATGAGAGAACTGCTAGAGTTCCAGATCACAAACCTATAGCCTTAAAAGTGACTGCTATCGTTAAGTATAGGAGTGATAACCGCTCCGGTTCTTTTTATCGCCTTTGCTCTATACAAAAGGCAACGACCAACACCAACGCATTTGAGCATTGA